The genomic interval GCCATCTACATTAAATTTAATAAATTCATTAGTTTTATCAACAATAATATTAGTGATTGGAATAATTGTATATATAGTGTACGAAAAAAAGGTTGCAATGAGATTCTAGAGGGTTTAAAATGAATAAAAGAGATAAAATAAAAACAAATCTAATTAAAAAATATAATATTTCCCCAGAAGAATCTGAAATTCTATTAACTAAAATTGAGAAACGAATTGCAAAAGAAAATGCTCGAAAAAGAGAAATACTCTCTAAAAACATGTTCAATGAATCTAAAGAAGAATTTAATCAACCTGAACATAAAATAAGGAATATTAATTCAGAAACGAATAAATATAATGACTTTGAAACTATAACTCAAAACATTTCATCAAAAGAAAGTGAAAAGTTAAAAAAAGAAGAAAATAATAATGTTGATACAATCCTATCAAATATTATTCCCAATTATGATCAAGAGATTTCAATTGAATTAAATAATGTCGATTTAATCTTTGAAGTTGAAACAGATAAAATTGACAATATAAAAGAAAATATAATAAGAACTTTGAAAAGAAACAAGTCTAAAAAAACTAAATTTCAAGCATTAAACAATATTTCCTTCAAAATCAACAAAGGAGAAAAAGTAGGAATTATTGGATACAATGGAGCGGGAAAATCTACTTTATTAAATGTTATTACTGGAATTTACCCTATAAATAATGGTACTGTAACTACACATGGAAAGATATCACCATTACTTTCATTGGGAGCTGGTTTTGACCATA from Methanobrevibacter gottschalkii DSM 11977 carries:
- a CDS encoding ABC transporter ATP-binding protein gives rise to the protein MKTNLIKKYNISPEESEILLTKIEKRIAKENARKREILSKNMFNESKEEFNQPEHKIRNINSETNKYNDFETITQNISSKESEKLKKEENNNVDTILSNIIPNYDQEISIELNNVDLIFEVETDKIDNIKENIIRTLKRNKSKKTKFQALNNISFKINKGEKVGIIGYNGAGKSTLLNVITGIYPINNGTVTTHGKISPLLSLGAGFDHNYSGRKNIYLNGAVLGYSKKFLEEKEEEIIEFSELGEFIDFPIKNYSSGMLAKLGFSIATIVEPDILIIDEILGVGDVNFQRKSSDKIKSLMDGGTTVLLVSHSIPQIREICDKAIWIDKGKVREIGEVNKVCDHYLKDAEKASNKQLANIKFR